In Gossypium hirsutum isolate 1008001.06 chromosome A10, Gossypium_hirsutum_v2.1, whole genome shotgun sequence, the DNA window TTTGAAAATATTCTGCCTCTCACAGAACCTGTCACCACAAAAGGTAATATTCGTTAGTTACTAATAATACCATTCCATGAAGGGAACTTCTTTTAAACCCACAAAACAAAAGGCATTTTTCACACATCGAGATGAAATATAGGAGAATTATACTCACGAGGGCAAGTCATAAAGGCGAACGGTGTCATCATTGTAAGAGCAGAACAAGACTGGTTTAGTTTCAGCATCATTCATTCCACATAATATAAGCACACCCTGCAACCCAAAATTCATTTTAGCCCATTTCCACTCCGAACAactccaatataacatgaacaggTTGAAGTTGTAAattcagaaaaaagaaaaagaacatacATTTTCCTCTTTATGAGTATAGAGCACCACCCAATTTTGTCCTTCTGTTGCAAACAAAACTTTAATGGTGCAGTCAAGTGAGCTTgagaacaaatatccattacaATGAACAAGAGATGTCACAACATCAGCATGTCCACTGAAAGTCTTAATGCATTGAAATGTGTCAATGTCCCACACCTAGTCAGGAGAAAACATATATTAAGAACCAGAAATTCAATGGAAGTATAAAAACTGCATAAATGTTGTAGCTAATGGAATTTTAATAAGCCAATAAGTGCCAATTCACATGACTAAGGATTTGAACatttatttcaattcacataGAATATTTTGTAAGGAAAACACCAGACTAGCAGAGGAACATACCCTGATTGTTTTATCCAGAGACCCAGAAAATAACATTTTGTCTCCCACAGCCAAGCATGAGACAGCTCCATTGTGGCCTTCCAGGGACGCAGCTAACTGAAAAGAATCGGTCTCACAACTTGCTCTCCATGCAATAATACCACCATTCTACAACAAGCAAAGGAATTGAGTAATAACATTGTCTCCAAAAcaagaattttagaaataaaGATGGCCTGAAATGAGAATGATCACCTGTGCCCCAGCAAAAAGCATATCCCCAGCAACAATCATGGCATAGACTTGCCCAACTGGCCCTTTTAGATTTAATTCAAGGTCTGAGTGAATATTTAATGCCTGCAAGATACCAAAAAAAGGTCTCAATTTAGTTAATGCCAAAACAAAATAGGATAAAATGTATCACACTTAAAGACGATTTGAGGACAATTAACAATTATGTTGGATGCCAACCTTGACTACATTTTTCATGCCAATGAACACCCAGGCACCCTCAGTAATCAAAGATCCAGCTTCATCTCCAAGATTACTAAAATGAAGACACTTTCCAGTGTGGCCGTCCCATATCCGTGCAGTTCCATCGGAGCTTCCAGAATAAAGCTTGTCATGCCCTGAAGGAAGGGCAATCCCTCTAATGGTCTGTTTATATCAAAACACACAGAGAATAACTAAGGTAAGAAACTTGGTTTGTTATGTAAAGGTGTAAAAAGCCCCAAAATCCAAATGAGGGAAAAATAATACCTTCTTGTGGCCCTCAAGCTTTGCCAACATAGTGAAGCCATCCCCAAGAGACCAAGAATGCAAATACCAGCACTTGTCACCTCTGTGACAGTGGCCAGCCATCCAGTACTTGCAGAGTTTATTTTGGTCTGGGGACTTTAGAGTGGAAGGAGATGAAATGGGGGGAGGGTTTGGGTTTCTACGAAAAATATCGTTGGCTTTGGAGTATGAGAATACTCCGTTATTTCCAGCCCGTTTTCTTTCTCGTCCATGTACATTCATTCTCTGTAGGAAAAAAAAAAGACCGAAAATCAAAAGGCTTAATTAAGTACAGCCTAAACCCCCACACCACCCCACCCCcaagaaaattaaaaatcaaaaggGAGGGTAGCAAACCTGAAAGAAGAGATTAAAAGCGCAGCGTGTGACTAAAGAGAAAGTAGAGGTGGGTGAAGAGATGTAAACTTaagattgaaaaacaaaaaaggcAAAGAAAACAGAAGCAAAGTAAAAAGATAGTTCTTAGAGATGATGGGTAAGGGCGAGGGGGTGTTTATAATGGAAGCAAATGTCGGTGTTAGCATAAAAAACTAGCCGTTGGCGCCAGACGACCTGATTTCCTACCAAATTTCTTTCTCACCCTAGTGATTTGAATTGGGAGAGTAAAAAACCTAGCCATAACTGATTAGGGCATCTGGCTGAGAATTTTGTCTAATTGAATGTTATTGTGAGAGTCAGAATAATATTGGGCCCATTTTTTAGCTGATTAGGCGTTCATGGGCTTGTCTAGCcatattaaatgtttaaaataaaaattgaattaaatcgtTAAAATCAACACGAGTAGAATCCACAAAGAAAAAGGCTAAAAAAATTGAGGATGAAAATAAGAGAAGGAAAACTAAAAGGagtgaaagaaaaggaaatgtaTGCGTTAATACCTTTTGGGGATATTGGAGAGGAGATCATCATCAGATTCAGGTGCATCCAATTTTGGCTTATCCATCCAGAATTCGAAAATAGATAGCAGATATCGCAGGCCCGGCGTGTAccctaatattatattttatatgtcaCGCAGAACAAGTTGCTCTTAGTACTGTATACAATAAACGAGTGAAAAATATAGCGAGTAATTTTGTTCAAGAGAAGTGACTACGACTCTGTATTACTAAACCATTTCAATGAATTTACTCGggctatatttttttatttagaaatgaaattatgaactccataaatatttctacgAGTTCTTCATCAACAACAACAAGCTTCCAGTTAAAGAGCAAAGGCGACAGATCCTGACCTAGCGAAATTTGATTTTGGCGTACTTCAAGGTTGGCCGCCTCCTGCTTCTGGTAGTGGATCAGATGCTGCGAAATAAGCACCTCGACTCTTTCTTTTCCTTGCTTAAAGGCTCTGCTATTTGCCTTGGACAAGAAAATCCAAGGGGATGCTCTTGCTGCCATTCGTTGAACCAGGAGACACCTGATTCGAAAATTGGTCCGATACACGCTGAGATCCAGCGTCTTGTGTAACGTTTCCATGGTTGTCAGTTTCGGCATGTCTGCACCTGCTTATTAAAGCTGGGTGCTATTTTTGAAGATGACGTTTTAAACGTCCCTACTCTGCTCAACGGTCTTAGCTTGATTGTGGTTGTAATTTTAACATGTTGATCCAACGGTTGTAAATGCCCCTTTAGTGAAATGCTATCAATTGGACTAAGCCCAAACATGAGTATCAAAAAGAAGAAAGTGCCccaaaacatcaaccaagaaaattctcgtctttcaaaaaaaaaaaaaaaaaagaaccattTTCAGACATTTTTTTccgtttaatttatttgtttatattaattaaCATCTAACAATGCCAGGATGATATGGTTGAACAGCCAGCATCCTGCTTCATGCTACTGAAAGTTTCACTCGTGTCTTTAAAGGGTactattatttctttaaaatcaTTCAAATGCAAAGCTTGCAATTGCGGTCTTTGTTGTGAGAACATGGATTGATGACCAAGTATAATCAGATAGGGAACGGAAGTATCAGCTTTTGGAACTTGCTGAGTCATTGATTGGCatttaccaaaaagaaaaatgggatgacaaaaagaaatgaaacaaGATTTTTATTTCATCAGAAGCGTAGAGACCTGCTAAAAGCATTAAAAAACATGGAATTGTTAGGGTTGGTCACCGGGTTTTTTTCAGCATTTCCTTTCCCACCAAGTATTGGTTTCATCAACTTCTTCAGGACCCTGTTGAAACCAGACCCACAACGCCCTTTACCCACCTGCGCCGCCGCTGGCGGTTGTGCCAACAACTGCGAGCAGCGGCACCTTTTAACCAGGCTGGACTCCGACAGGCTCCTACCCAATATAGCTTGTTTCAACTGCGCCTCAAAGGACAGCCTCTCGAACTGGTCCAGCAGCGTGCTCTGCTCGTCCCCGAATCTTCTCAGACCAACTGATGCTTCCTCCATGCTTTTGTTTTCATTTGCTAAACCCATTTTCATAAAGTGCAGGGAGAATAAAGAAAATTCGCGGAAATTTAAAAGCCTTTTGGCTGTAATTCTGGGAATGGAATTCCATTGTTTTTAAACATTCCTTAAGAGTAGGGCATTAAAATtgtaattgaatttgaaataaatatatgttgatccccagaaataaaattgaatttgaatcATCTTCACGCTTAAAATGATATGAACATAAATGAGGGCTTGGAATTTCCCCACCTATCGCTTTCAATTTAATTTCTCCGGAATATGTGTAAGGTTTAAATTGAATTTCTTATTTTCAATCACAAGAATGGGTTAAAGAGATAAATTTACTGCCATGATGAGTACCGCACTATTTtcacaataatgggttaaagggaTAAATTTACTGCCATGATGAGTACTGCACTATTTTCCCACCaatcttttctcttctttctatTTTGTATGTGATTTCAATTTTTACTTAgaaattttaattctattaaattGTTTTGCAATTAAAATTGGATAAACtgtaaaaatagtcacttttgtttgactcagattacattttagttatttatgtttaaaatgttacgttttagtcacttacgttattgttttgttacgaagtggtgtTACCTCCCTAATGACGATCTTACGTGATAGCccaaataggttttaaatgccaacttagatgTTTTACGtgacaatccaaattaaatttatttaactaaaaacttattttcatccTAGAAATTGGAtatccaagttgacatttaaaacccatttgaacTACCACGTAGGGCTgctgttagggaggtaacggagtttaacagtaaagtgaccactttgtaacaaaacaataacataagtgactaaaacgtaatattttaaatataagtaatTCAAATATCATACCAGACAAACAAAAGTGATCACTTTTATAGTTACTCATTAAAATTTACCCTTCATTATTAAATTTGGATGATTCCaaagcaaaattaaaaaagaagaagttatttctaatattttattgaaataattaataatatgttaatttttaaaaaaaattatcgtatcatttttatttaatggaAGGTTGACtt includes these proteins:
- the LOC107896820 gene encoding zinc finger CCCH domain-containing protein 48; translation: MNVHGRERKRAGNNGVFSYSKANDIFRRNPNPPPISSPSTLKSPDQNKLCKYWMAGHCHRGDKCWYLHSWSLGDGFTMLAKLEGHKKTIRGIALPSGHDKLYSGSSDGTARIWDGHTGKCLHFSNLGDEAGSLITEGAWVFIGMKNVVKALNIHSDLELNLKGPVGQVYAMIVAGDMLFAGAQNGGIIAWRASCETDSFQLAASLEGHNGAVSCLAVGDKMLFSGSLDKTIRVWDIDTFQCIKTFSGHADVVTSLVHCNGYLFSSSLDCTIKVLFATEGQNWVVLYTHKEENGVLILCGMNDAETKPVLFCSYNDDTVRLYDLPSFCERQNIFKKRSESD